In a genomic window of Lycium ferocissimum isolate CSIRO_LF1 chromosome 9, AGI_CSIRO_Lferr_CH_V1, whole genome shotgun sequence:
- the LOC132031681 gene encoding chaperone protein ClpB1-like has translation MKEKDRALSALLPCVKEELEEVKGALEAFTKRWPAPLHGQHHITVVRDKYLKYLLSMFWGILNGAKEQGDLDGVTKDIRDLHGVFSALSETIDIRFTQHLTVTPPIIAEVASSITGVPRNFYPAPFQLPVELLVQRLSQKLVGLDNQLRAIISAMSIHKLGSCPLYSFLLLGPPGHGKTALAVALAKEMFDNRIVEYNVADFTEDDFTVEVFSCPFLVVDESDGTSDSTVRLISSCVLVFDNVDKANTTLFDIILQILETRSYVNASGRQIVFSNTLILCTSRVEFPRCRCARVVLETSFKPPFKELLKSVGGSTTTTVRLQFS, from the exons ATGAAGGAGAAGGATCGTGCACTGTCTGCCCTGCTTCCTTGC GTGAAAGAAGAACTAGAAGAGGTGAAAGGTGCCCTGGAAGCTTTTACAAAGCGCTGGCCTGCCCCTCTACATGGTCAACATCACATCACAGTGGTTAgagataaatatttaaaatatctgCTCAGCATGTTTTGGGGTATTCTTAATGGCGCGAAAGAACAGGGGGACCTGGACGGTGTCACAAAGGACATTCGAGATCTCCATGGTGTCTTTTCTGCCCTTTCGGAAACTATAGATATAAGGTTTACACAGCATCTCACTGTCACTCCTCCCATCATTGCAGAG GTCGCTAGCTCAATCACGGGTGTTCCAAGAAATTTCTATCCTGCTCCGTTCCAGCTGCCGGTTGAACTCCTTGTGCAAAGATTGTCCCAGAAACTTGTGGGTCTAGATAATCAACTTAGGGCCATCATAAGTGCAATGTCAATCCATAAGCTTGGATCATGCCCTCTGTATTCTTTCCTCTTGTTAGGTCCTCCAGGTCACGGGAAGACAGCACTTGCTGTGGCGCTTGCAAAAGAAATGTTTGATAATAGGATTGTTGAATATAATGTGGCTGATTTTACAGAAGATGATTTTACGGTAGAAGTTTTCTCATGTCCGTTCTTGGT TGTTGACGAATCAGATGGGACTAGCGACTCGACGGTCCGGCTTATTTCGAGCTGTGTGTTAGTGTTTGATAATGTTGACAAAGCAAACACCACACTCTTCGACATTATCCTACAGATTCTAGAGACTAGGTCATATGTCAATGCCTCTGGAAGGCAGATTGTCTTCTCTAACACACTGATTCTCTGTACATCACGTGTGGAGTTTCCCAGGTGCCGCTGTGCAAGAGTAGTTTTGGAAACTTCCTTCAAGCCCCCTTTCAAGGAATTGTTAAAAAGTGTCGGGGGGAGTACAACAACCACGGTGCGATTGCAGTTTTCAT